In Bacteroidota bacterium, one DNA window encodes the following:
- a CDS encoding choice-of-anchor D domain-containing protein, whose amino-acid sequence MKSNFRVWKRGVMVLVITSVITALCGLSSNSLAQNAGRVNNYGLLTFSGGFTDVTSSGTPLYQYCGSYSYAFGSNVGSVSMPFAFNYDSVNYAAGSPLYLRWDATMGFQQTYNSNYGGGMTNGSMPNQIMMWSQAYNGFIGCYSPRSGVYYQTVGTAPNRVFIVEYANVAFYCYYGYNYGYYVSEEVKFYETSNYIDILYSQNGKYMYYAYKGNIGLTGRTSPSYVYKAAQSSSDFSGFQTWSTPTSNYRFSCPQVRFDRNMSTTPKVVTFSNTMVGDSLTQYVTVSHVGTEQNLTVSSATTVGSADFSVVSIPGPIAPGGSDVIALQFKPTITGNQTATLTIVSDGRDSGTQSIVLNGTGLAPLITVDTNILFKKTLTKMGQSQMRRLIIKNVGSGVMYWNSFTFTGIDADQYSIAQYPTNNPIAIGDMDSVFVAYTPTREGRHTSTMYINTNALNNPSVPIQLIGTGILPHIVVTPSVIRFDSTYEGDTARQSLTVYNPGSDTLIIKQNMLVSNDADFGINVLTGTDAIIPPDKSRTMTVTFVPKQMGARQGRYVLKTNIIPTFEQPSRDTAGTITVDFAGTGVPFGVLAQSIGGATHDTTIKGTQVCRMDTLSNNGDADIMLTGWNISGSNATDFTASGITFPYLLKARSSVVVNICGTPSDFGLRSAKLTVNGTSNKKAVAVNVTLNVYGLKVCASADPSGLFNGAYVLENTDSSECVTVTNCGELAAVYTVKLSNNADYSVTPSQSASIPAGGTTTFCVKFHPAAYGASNASLTVSTPNVNDIVVPITGIGACANVSAPQPAIASTGKDGHQPFSVTITNAGNYTWTPGTETITPNDGVFAITGFTPVTGNNGQVVVNGTFNPTEINKTYSAQVTFPQAAPACASALTINLSAQSTSASVPTVVEQAGFSLGQNYPNPFAASTSFRYTTPTEAPVSITISDLTGHLVSTIASGRVSAGEHLVSFDASELASGTYVISLKSGSISLARQIVVTK is encoded by the coding sequence ATGAAATCCAACTTTCGTGTGTGGAAGCGAGGCGTCATGGTGCTTGTCATTACGTCGGTAATCACAGCGCTTTGTGGACTTTCTTCAAACTCTCTTGCTCAGAATGCGGGCCGCGTGAATAACTATGGCCTGCTAACATTCTCCGGAGGCTTCACCGATGTCACCAGTAGCGGGACTCCCCTCTACCAGTATTGCGGTAGTTACTCATACGCCTTCGGCAGCAATGTCGGCTCTGTCAGCATGCCGTTCGCATTCAATTATGACAGTGTGAACTACGCCGCCGGATCGCCGCTCTATCTGCGTTGGGATGCGACTATGGGCTTCCAGCAGACATACAATTCGAATTACGGCGGTGGTATGACTAACGGCTCGATGCCGAACCAGATTATGATGTGGTCGCAGGCATACAACGGCTTCATTGGCTGCTATTCACCACGCTCAGGCGTGTACTACCAGACCGTCGGTACCGCGCCGAACCGTGTCTTTATCGTTGAATATGCCAACGTTGCCTTTTACTGCTACTATGGGTATAACTATGGCTACTATGTATCCGAAGAGGTGAAGTTCTACGAAACCTCGAACTACATCGACATACTATATTCACAGAACGGCAAGTATATGTACTATGCGTACAAAGGCAATATCGGTCTTACCGGCCGTACTTCGCCGAGCTACGTGTATAAAGCAGCACAATCAAGTAGTGATTTCAGCGGATTCCAAACATGGAGCACGCCGACGTCAAACTATCGCTTTAGCTGCCCGCAGGTTCGGTTTGACCGAAACATGTCGACTACCCCGAAAGTCGTGACCTTCTCGAACACGATGGTCGGCGACTCATTGACACAATACGTAACGGTTAGTCATGTGGGCACCGAACAGAACCTTACCGTCAGCAGTGCAACAACCGTCGGTTCGGCAGATTTTTCTGTCGTATCTATCCCCGGTCCCATTGCCCCGGGCGGATCCGATGTGATTGCTTTGCAGTTCAAACCCACAATCACCGGCAACCAGACGGCGACACTCACGATCGTATCGGACGGCCGAGACAGCGGAACGCAGTCGATCGTACTCAACGGGACAGGACTTGCCCCATTAATTACGGTGGATACGAACATTCTGTTCAAGAAGACACTCACAAAAATGGGACAATCCCAAATGCGACGTTTGATCATAAAGAATGTCGGCAGTGGTGTCATGTATTGGAATTCGTTTACCTTTACCGGCATCGATGCTGATCAATACAGCATCGCACAGTATCCGACAAATAATCCGATCGCAATCGGCGATATGGATAGCGTTTTTGTAGCCTACACCCCGACACGCGAGGGCCGTCATACGTCGACGATGTATATCAACACGAATGCGCTGAACAATCCGTCGGTGCCGATCCAGTTGATCGGGACGGGTATCCTGCCGCATATCGTGGTGACACCGAGTGTGATCCGGTTCGATTCGACCTACGAAGGCGATACGGCCCGTCAGTCGCTGACGGTGTACAACCCGGGCTCGGACACGCTGATCATCAAGCAGAACATGCTCGTGAGCAACGACGCCGATTTCGGTATCAACGTGCTCACCGGTACGGATGCGATCATCCCGCCGGATAAGAGCCGCACGATGACCGTCACGTTCGTCCCGAAGCAGATGGGTGCACGTCAGGGCCGCTACGTGCTCAAGACGAACATCATCCCGACGTTCGAACAACCGAGCCGCGATACGGCCGGCACCATCACGGTCGATTTCGCCGGGACGGGCGTCCCCTTCGGCGTGCTTGCGCAGAGCATCGGCGGTGCCACCCACGATACCACGATCAAAGGCACGCAGGTCTGCCGCATGGATACGCTCAGCAATAACGGCGATGCCGATATCATGCTCACCGGCTGGAACATCTCCGGCTCCAATGCTACCGACTTCACCGCGTCGGGCATCACCTTCCCCTATCTGTTGAAGGCTCGCTCGTCGGTCGTCGTGAACATCTGTGGTACGCCAAGCGACTTCGGTCTGCGCTCGGCAAAGCTCACCGTCAACGGCACCTCGAACAAGAAGGCCGTTGCGGTCAACGTGACCCTCAACGTCTACGGCTTGAAGGTCTGCGCCTCGGCCGACCCGTCGGGTCTCTTCAACGGTGCGTACGTCCTCGAGAATACCGACTCGAGCGAGTGTGTCACCGTGACCAACTGCGGCGAGCTCGCAGCGGTCTACACCGTGAAGCTCTCGAACAACGCCGATTACTCGGTGACCCCGAGCCAGTCGGCCTCGATCCCGGCAGGCGGCACGACCACCTTCTGCGTGAAGTTCCATCCGGCAGCCTACGGTGCATCGAACGCATCGCTGACCGTCTCGACGCCGAACGTCAACGACATCGTCGTCCCGATCACGGGTATCGGTGCCTGTGCGAACGTCAGTGCTCCGCAGCCGGCGATTGCATCGACCGGAAAGGACGGACACCAGCCGTTCTCCGTCACGATCACCAATGCGGGTAACTACACCTGGACCCCGGGGACCGAGACGATCACGCCGAACGACGGTGTGTTCGCCATCACCGGCTTCACGCCGGTCACCGGCAACAACGGACAGGTCGTCGTCAACGGCACGTTCAACCCAACCGAGATCAACAAGACCTACTCGGCGCAGGTCACCTTCCCGCAGGCCGCTCCGGCTTGCGCGTCGGCTCTGACGATAAACCTCTCGGCACAAAGCACCAGTGCTTCGGTACCGACGGTCGTCGAGCAGGCCGGCTTCAGCCTCGGACAGAACTATCCGAATCCGTTCGCTGCTTCGACGAGCTTCCGCTACACCACGCCGACCGAAGCACCGGTCTCGATCACGATCAGCGACCTTACCGGTCACCTCGTGAGCACGATCGCCAGTGGCCGTGTCAGCGCCGGGGAGCATCTCGTCAGCTTCGATGCTTCCGAGCTCGCTAGCGGGACATACGTCATCAGCCTCAAGAGCGGAAGTATCTCCCTCGCACGGCAGATCGTCGTCACCAAGTAA
- a CDS encoding threonylcarbamoyl-AMP synthase, producing MNIIGTDVQKAAAILRSGGIVAIPTETVYGLAANAFDAAAVARIFEVKNRPTFDPLIVHIASADTLASVVRSVPDWAQVLSEHFWPGPLTVVLPKRQIIPDIVTAGLDTVGVRVPNHALTLELLEQLPFPLAAPSANPFGYISPTSAQHVADQLADTVDYILDGGECRVGVESTIVGELEGRSSVFRLGGVALEQLEPYLGTLDVRPGSDSLPVGPGMLASHYAPHKSVVIAAPPTNCDSRTGYLGFSATSPYLPPENQRILSEKADLREAARAVFAALRELDQLDVDVIYAELVPERGLGRAINDRLRRASADRVAESS from the coding sequence ATGAACATTATCGGAACAGACGTTCAAAAAGCTGCAGCCATACTCCGTTCGGGGGGGATCGTGGCGATCCCGACCGAAACCGTGTACGGACTTGCCGCAAACGCCTTCGATGCCGCTGCAGTCGCTCGCATATTCGAGGTGAAGAATCGCCCGACATTCGATCCGCTCATCGTGCACATTGCTTCGGCGGACACCCTCGCTTCGGTTGTGCGGTCTGTGCCGGATTGGGCACAGGTGCTGAGCGAACATTTCTGGCCCGGTCCGCTCACGGTCGTATTGCCGAAACGCCAGATTATCCCAGACATTGTGACTGCGGGGTTGGACACCGTCGGCGTGCGGGTGCCGAATCACGCATTGACGCTAGAATTGCTCGAACAATTACCGTTCCCGCTTGCGGCGCCGAGCGCGAACCCGTTTGGATATATCAGTCCGACATCAGCGCAGCATGTTGCCGATCAGCTGGCCGATACGGTGGACTACATTCTCGATGGAGGGGAATGCAGGGTCGGTGTGGAGTCGACGATCGTCGGTGAGTTAGAAGGACGGTCGTCAGTATTCAGATTAGGGGGGGTTGCGTTGGAGCAGCTCGAGCCATATCTCGGCACACTGGACGTGAGGCCGGGCTCCGATAGTTTGCCGGTTGGCCCGGGCATGCTTGCGTCGCATTACGCACCGCATAAAAGTGTAGTGATCGCCGCGCCACCGACCAACTGTGATAGTCGGACGGGGTATTTGGGTTTCTCGGCTACATCTCCTTATCTTCCTCCGGAGAATCAACGTATTCTTTCAGAAAAAGCAGACCTGCGAGAGGCCGCTCGGGCTGTCTTCGCTGCACTACGAGAACTCGACCAACTCGATGTCGATGTCATTTATGCCGAGTTGGTACCTGAGCGCGGACTTGGTCGTGCGATTAATGACCGGCTCAGACGTGCAAGTGCGGACCGCGTCGCGGAATCGTCGTAA
- a CDS encoding YihY/virulence factor BrkB family protein produces the protein MNAFSRTRFPEAVKYYALGLWNGLDEDHCFIFASGIAFNVLLCIIPLSLILFQVFSIIIQNDETAKQAVIQYIQKSLPIEQYGTVLQDWVQTQFSYFSNASLIPGIIAIVVLIWLASALFSSLRSAVNGIFHIKTRHNMALLKLKDIWMIFVVSFFLLVTVLINPLIGTLQKISDDLLPPIISGLVHNTVVTIIPIALMVVLFLYLYKTLPHQRIPWRVAALSTAITVVLVELMRYVFIFYLERISSLGAVYGTYAFIAVVALWAYYVALVFTIGALSGKLYYARIAAKH, from the coding sequence ATGAATGCTTTCAGCCGTACCCGCTTCCCCGAAGCCGTAAAGTACTATGCCCTCGGCCTCTGGAATGGGCTCGATGAAGATCACTGCTTCATTTTCGCCTCCGGCATCGCGTTCAATGTGCTGCTCTGTATCATTCCCCTCTCGCTCATCTTGTTTCAGGTCTTCTCCATCATCATTCAGAATGATGAGACCGCTAAGCAAGCGGTGATTCAATACATCCAGAAAAGCCTGCCGATCGAACAATACGGCACCGTACTCCAGGATTGGGTACAGACTCAGTTTTCCTATTTTTCAAATGCGTCACTCATTCCGGGCATTATTGCGATCGTGGTTCTCATTTGGCTTGCAAGCGCTTTGTTTTCGTCGTTGCGCTCGGCGGTGAATGGTATATTCCATATCAAGACGCGGCATAATATGGCCCTGTTGAAATTGAAGGATATCTGGATGATCTTTGTTGTATCGTTCTTTCTGTTAGTCACCGTCCTGATTAATCCGCTGATCGGAACCCTGCAAAAAATAAGCGACGACCTGCTGCCGCCAATTATCTCCGGCCTCGTTCACAATACAGTGGTCACGATCATCCCGATCGCATTGATGGTCGTGCTATTTCTCTATCTCTACAAAACATTGCCGCACCAACGCATTCCGTGGCGCGTGGCCGCACTTTCGACAGCGATCACGGTAGTATTGGTCGAACTGATGCGTTACGTCTTTATCTTCTATCTCGAACGCATCTCGAGCCTCGGCGCAGTCTACGGGACATATGCCTTTATCGCTGTCGTCGCGTTGTGGGCATATTACGTCGCATTGGTGTTTACGATCGGCGCGCTCTCGGGCAAACTTTATTATGCGCGGATCGCTGCAAAACACTGA